The genomic DNA TTACCCGGCCCTGATCGCTATGGTGGTGGCCGCTGCGGTGTGGAACGGTGCATTCGGCGGCGTTCCGCTGATCTACCAGGCCTGCGCGGTGCGCACCCACGCGGTAGCGCCGGAAATGGCTGGCGCATGGGTGAATTCGACGGCCAACATTGGGATCGCCGGGGGTTCCGCACTGGGCGCGGCGGTACTGCCGACACTGGGCCCGTCCTGGCTGCCGTGGGTGGCGGTGACTCTGATAGCCATGTCTCTGGTGCTGAGCATGGTCGCCCGGCGCGCCTTCCCGCCCCGCCCCTGAGGCTCAGCGCCGACGCAGAGTCACTCGGCCACCCTTCTTCGGGGTGAACGCCACCCCGCGGGAGTGCCACTTCTCTCCGGGTTGACTGGTGGTCTCGATAGCGAAGTCGCGCAACACCGTTCGCAGCACCACGTCCATTTCCATGGTGGCGAAGGCCGCCCCCACACAGCGGCGCGTGCCACCACCGAAGGGCACCCAGGCGAACGTGTTCGGACGCTTACCCAGGAAACGATCCGGGTCGAAGCGTTCCGGATCGGGGAACTCAGCGGCGTCGCCGTGTACCTGTCCGATCGCCACGGACACCGAATATCCCTGCGGGACCCGGAAATCGCCCAACCGGAAATCAGACGCCAGCACATGCCGGCCGGCGAAGTCGATGACGGTCCGGTTGCGCTGCACTTCCAGGATGACGGCCTGGCGATACTCGTCACCGCCGGCCTGGGCCTCGTCGACCAGCCGGCGCAGCACCGCCGGATGCCGGGAGACCCGCTCGAATGCCCAGGCCAACGTCGACGCCGTGGTCTCGTGGCCGGCCGCGAGCAGAGTCAGCAACTCATCGCCGATCTCGCTGCGCGACATCGGCGTTCCGTCTTCATAGGTACTGCGCAACAGCAGCGCCAGGACGTCGGTGCGTTGGTCGAGGGCGGGATCGCGCCGAGCCCGGTCGATCAGTTGATCCACCACTGCGTTGTACTCCCGCCGGTAGGCCGCGAGCCGGCCCCAGGGCGTCCACCTACCGAGGTCGCGCGTGGGCGTGGGCAGCACGGCCAGCCGGGAGCCGAGAGTGACCCAGGGCGGGATGATGCGTTGCAGCGTCTCGAGATTGGCGCCCTCGGCGCCGAAGATGGCGCGCAGGATGATGTTCAAGGTGATGCGCATCATCGGCTCGAGCGTGGCGAATTCGCGGCCGTCGGGCCAGGTGGCCGCCTCGCGGACAGTCTCCTCTTCGACGATGCGCTCGTAGTTCTTCATGGCCTTGCCATGGAAAGGCGGCGTGAGCAACTTGCGGCGCCGGCGGTGTTCGGCACCTTCGAGGGCGAACACCGATCCGGGGCCGAAGATGCGGCTCAGGTTGGGCTGGATGTTGCCCAGGTCCTCGGTGCTGGCCGTGAAGACCTGCTTGGCCAGGGCCGGGTCGGTGACCACCACCATGTTCCCGAAGACGGGGATGCGGATGGTGAACACGTGACCGTGCCGGTTGGCGAGCAGAGCGATGGTCTGTCTGCGGAACAGGGCGTAGCCGATGCCCTGCAGCGCCCTCGGGGCCCGGGCCACCGGCGGGACGGGCAGTGCGGCCGCGTCGATGTGATCGGTGTGCACCGTCATGGAGATCCACTCCCCTTCGCTGGTCGCGGTACCGCTCCGTACCACTTCATGATACCGACGGTACTGGGTGGTACCAGGATTCGCAACAACCTCGATCCGTTCGCGACCGGAATGCGGGAGGATGGTGCGGTGGCCGCCGACGACCCGTTGCACACCTCCGCCGACGGCGGCGACCCGTTCCGGTCCCGTCTGCTCGACGGGCTGGCCGCCTCCATCGAGGAGAAGGGCTACCGGGAGACCACGGTGGCCGACATCGTGCGGCATGCCCGCACCTCCAAGCGCACCTTCTACGACCAGTTCGGCAACAAGGACGACTGCCTGCTCGAGCTGCTCGAGATCGAGAACGCCAGGATGATCAGCGACATCCTGTCCACTGTCGACCCGGAGGGGCACTGGCACGCCCAGGTGGAGCAGGCCGTCGGCTCCTACGTCGCCACCATCGAGTCGCGGCCGGCGATCTGGCTGGCGTGGATCCGCGAGTTCCCGGCCCTCGGCGACCGCGCCCGCCCCGTACAGCGTCGCACCATGGAACGACTCACCGGCATGTTGATGGACCTGACCAACACCCCCGGTTTCGTGCGCGCCAACTTCGAGCCGGTGACCCGACGGCTGGCCCTGGTGCTCTTCGGCGGCCTGCGCGAGCTGACCGCCGACACGATGGAACGCGGTGAGGAGATCCGGTCCATCACCGAGACCGCCGTGACCGCGGCCGCGGCATTGGTCAGCCGCGCGCATACCCGCTAGAGCTGCGGCACCACATAGCCGAAAACCTGCGGGAAACCCAGCCCCCCACGCAATTCCCCGGCGCCGGCCAGCAACACGTCGCCGTGCCCGGGGTCGTAGATCCGGTAGCGACCAGCCTCGGACCCGATCAGCAGCACCCAATGCCGCGGGATCACCTTGCCCAGCAACATCGGCACCGGCCAGCCCTGCGCCACGGCCGCGGGCACCGCATCGAAGCGCGACGTCCACCGGTAGCGCACCGCGCCGCTGTGCCGGTTGAGCGCGGTGACCATGCCCAGCGGGGTGGTGCCCAGGGCGCGCGGCCACACCGCGTTGAGCTGGCGGTGCAGGCTCTGTTGCTCGGCCTCGAACCACCCCGCCTGTTCCAGCCGCGCGGCATACCCCTCGTCCAGCATGGCCGCCGCGACGATAGCCGTGCTGGGTCCGCACGTCACGCCGTCGCGCTGCCGGAGCTTCAGTTTGGTGAAATCGAGCGCCATCACCTGCCAGGTTAAGCCTGCGCGCCATGATGGTGGGCATGCTCGACGAGCTGTACCGGGCTCGACCCGAGGAGTTCACCGCACTGCGCGCCAGCTTGGCCGCCGAGGCGAACAAGCGCGGCGACACCGCCGCGGCCGCGGCACTGAAGGCCGCCCGCAAGCCCACCACCGCAGCCTGGGTGATCAACACCCTGGTACACCAGGATCCCGGGGTGCGGGAGCGGTTGCGCGAGCTGACCGGGGCGCTGCGCGACGCCCACGCCGCGATGGACGGCGAGCAGATCCGCGCGCTGTCTGCCCGGCAGCGCGCCCTGGTCGGCGAGCTGACCACCCAGGCCCTGCGCGCGGCGCAGGTGAGCCGGCCGTCGGCAGCGCTGCGTGACGACGTGACCTCGACGCTGCAGGCCGCGATCGCCGACCCTGAGGTGGCCGACCGCCTGGGCACCCTGGTCAAGGCCGAGCAGTGGTCGGGTTTCGGCGTCGGGATGTCCACTGCCAAGGCACCGGCTGCCAAGAAGCCACCGCGGAATGCACCGGCGCGGGCGAAAACCGCCCCGCCGAGGACGGCGGATCCGACCGACCACCGCCGCCGCGAGCGGGAACAGACCCGGGCACAGATGACCGAGGCCCGCCAGACCAAGAGGGACGCCGACGAGCAGCTGCGCCGCCGCCACACCGACCTGGCCGCGGCGCGCACCGCGCAC from Mycolicibacterium tokaiense includes the following:
- a CDS encoding cytochrome P450; the protein is MTVHTDHIDAAALPVPPVARAPRALQGIGYALFRRQTIALLANRHGHVFTIRIPVFGNMVVVTDPALAKQVFTASTEDLGNIQPNLSRIFGPGSVFALEGAEHRRRRKLLTPPFHGKAMKNYERIVEEETVREAATWPDGREFATLEPMMRITLNIILRAIFGAEGANLETLQRIIPPWVTLGSRLAVLPTPTRDLGRWTPWGRLAAYRREYNAVVDQLIDRARRDPALDQRTDVLALLLRSTYEDGTPMSRSEIGDELLTLLAAGHETTASTLAWAFERVSRHPAVLRRLVDEAQAGGDEYRQAVILEVQRNRTVIDFAGRHVLASDFRLGDFRVPQGYSVSVAIGQVHGDAAEFPDPERFDPDRFLGKRPNTFAWVPFGGGTRRCVGAAFATMEMDVVLRTVLRDFAIETTSQPGEKWHSRGVAFTPKKGGRVTLRRR
- a CDS encoding TetR/AcrR family transcriptional regulator: MREDGAVAADDPLHTSADGGDPFRSRLLDGLAASIEEKGYRETTVADIVRHARTSKRTFYDQFGNKDDCLLELLEIENARMISDILSTVDPEGHWHAQVEQAVGSYVATIESRPAIWLAWIREFPALGDRARPVQRRTMERLTGMLMDLTNTPGFVRANFEPVTRRLALVLFGGLRELTADTMERGEEIRSITETAVTAAAALVSRAHTR